One window of Hymenobacter sp. BRD128 genomic DNA carries:
- a CDS encoding DUF5916 domain-containing protein, with product MVSFLAKQWLFGLLLGCCCLAGASPAAAQTSLPAAPAATATPRRQLAAQRTASPVKLDGLLDDAAWATAPVAGQFTEFKPRPGRPERLPTEVRVLYDDAALYVGAKLVEVSPDSIKRELTQRDNGGNTDFFAIFLDPYRDHLNGYGFIVQSTGVQIDNRYSPANGEDGAWNAVWDSRVALLPGGKGWSVEIRIPYSAIRFAPAPVQTWGVNFMRQRKKDNQQFFWNPIQPQVDGFVNQWGELTNLENLHPPLRLSLTPYVSAYANHYPYNEQGKRNTSTSFNAGADLKWGINESFTLDATLVPDFGQTISDNQVLNLSPFEVQYQENRPFFTEGTELFNKGGLFYSRRVGAQPLGFNDVAGLAGQGGALNKGEFLYHNPGVTRLLNATKVSGRTSKGLGIGVFNAVSAASYATVQDSASGRQRDVLTQPLTNYNIVVLDQSLPHNSYVSLINTNVTRAGSTYDANVTAGLFRFVDKKNQYAFQGQLNYSQRRGLNMYSETPVSDPHGYKYYLNYGKISGNWTWNVDHGIESDTYNPNDLGILFGNNNVSQSATVNYNKYQSFWKVNNFYSSLGVYHSALFQPLLYQNAGIYGNANTTFTKSFLTTGFNVNLDLFKHDFYEPRTSPLGAYYVRVPTSFNLGAFASSDYRKKLAYDVNAGIRPYALDDRLPDRPRRYGFGLTLSPRYRVSDKLNFRYTFDYSLKVNQVGYVNDGFDVSQPIDQTYSALLGPDVLLGRRNVTTFTNTLTTNYTFTNRISFTMRIRHYVSAVRYFDFARLRPGGAEEELPGYQRNHDTSFNAFNVDASLVWWFAPGSQVSLVYKDATASYLLGNEATPLYFDNLANVANTPHNNNVSIKVLYYLDYLTLRARRRA from the coding sequence ATGGTTTCTTTTCTAGCTAAGCAGTGGCTTTTTGGCCTGTTGCTGGGCTGCTGTTGCCTGGCCGGAGCTAGCCCGGCCGCCGCCCAAACAAGCCTGCCTGCCGCTCCGGCGGCCACGGCCACCCCGCGCCGCCAGCTGGCGGCCCAGCGCACGGCTAGCCCCGTCAAGCTCGATGGCCTGCTCGACGACGCGGCCTGGGCTACGGCCCCCGTAGCCGGGCAGTTTACGGAATTCAAGCCGCGCCCCGGCCGGCCCGAGCGCCTGCCCACCGAAGTGCGCGTGCTCTACGACGATGCGGCGCTGTACGTGGGTGCCAAGCTAGTTGAAGTAAGCCCCGACAGCATCAAGCGCGAGCTGACCCAGCGCGACAACGGCGGCAACACCGATTTCTTCGCCATTTTTCTCGACCCTTACCGCGACCACCTTAACGGCTACGGCTTTATCGTGCAAAGCACGGGCGTACAGATAGATAACCGCTACTCGCCCGCCAACGGCGAGGATGGTGCCTGGAACGCCGTGTGGGACAGCCGCGTGGCGCTGCTGCCCGGCGGCAAGGGCTGGAGCGTCGAAATTCGGATTCCGTACTCGGCCATTCGCTTTGCGCCGGCGCCGGTCCAAACCTGGGGCGTGAACTTCATGCGCCAGCGCAAAAAAGATAACCAGCAGTTCTTCTGGAATCCCATTCAGCCGCAGGTGGATGGGTTCGTGAACCAGTGGGGCGAGCTCACCAACCTCGAAAACCTGCACCCGCCGCTGCGCCTCTCGCTCACGCCCTACGTGAGTGCCTACGCCAACCACTACCCCTACAACGAGCAAGGCAAGCGCAACACCAGCACCAGCTTCAATGCCGGGGCCGACCTCAAGTGGGGTATCAATGAGAGCTTTACGCTCGATGCCACGCTGGTGCCCGATTTCGGGCAGACTATCAGCGACAACCAGGTGCTCAACCTCTCGCCCTTCGAGGTGCAGTATCAGGAAAACCGGCCGTTTTTTACTGAGGGCACCGAGCTTTTCAACAAAGGCGGCCTGTTTTACTCGCGGCGGGTGGGGGCGCAGCCGCTGGGCTTCAACGACGTGGCGGGGCTAGCCGGGCAGGGAGGCGCCCTGAATAAGGGCGAATTTCTCTACCACAACCCCGGCGTGACGCGCCTGCTCAATGCCACCAAGGTATCGGGGCGCACCAGCAAGGGCCTGGGCATTGGGGTGTTTAATGCCGTGTCGGCGGCCAGCTACGCCACGGTGCAGGACTCGGCCAGCGGCCGGCAGCGCGACGTGCTGACCCAGCCGCTGACCAACTACAACATCGTGGTGCTCGACCAGAGCCTGCCGCACAATTCTTACGTGTCGCTCATCAACACCAACGTGACGCGCGCCGGCAGCACCTACGACGCCAACGTGACGGCCGGCCTCTTCCGCTTCGTAGACAAGAAAAACCAGTATGCTTTCCAGGGCCAGCTCAACTATTCGCAGCGGCGCGGCCTGAATATGTACTCCGAAACGCCGGTGAGCGACCCGCACGGCTACAAATACTACCTCAACTACGGCAAGATTTCGGGCAACTGGACCTGGAACGTGGACCACGGCATCGAGTCGGATACCTACAACCCCAACGACCTGGGTATCCTGTTTGGCAACAACAACGTGAGCCAGTCGGCCACCGTGAATTACAACAAGTACCAGTCGTTCTGGAAGGTAAACAACTTCTATTCTTCGCTGGGTGTGTACCACTCGGCCCTGTTTCAGCCTCTGCTCTACCAGAACGCGGGTATTTACGGCAACGCCAACACCACCTTCACCAAGAGCTTCCTGACGACGGGCTTCAACGTAAACCTCGACCTCTTCAAGCACGATTTTTATGAGCCGCGCACCTCGCCGCTCGGGGCCTACTACGTGCGGGTGCCCACCAGCTTTAACCTGGGCGCGTTTGCCTCGTCGGACTACCGCAAGAAGCTGGCTTACGATGTGAACGCGGGCATCCGGCCCTACGCCCTCGACGACCGCCTCCCTGACCGGCCGCGCCGCTACGGCTTCGGCCTCACCCTGAGCCCCCGGTACCGCGTGAGCGATAAGCTGAATTTTCGCTACACGTTTGATTATAGCTTGAAAGTGAACCAGGTAGGCTACGTCAATGATGGCTTTGATGTAAGCCAGCCCATCGACCAAACGTACAGCGCGCTGCTGGGCCCCGACGTGCTGCTGGGCCGGCGCAACGTGACCACCTTTACCAACACGCTCACGACCAACTACACCTTCACCAACCGGATTTCGTTTACGATGCGCATCCGGCACTACGTGAGCGCGGTGCGCTACTTCGACTTTGCCCGCCTGCGGCCCGGTGGCGCGGAGGAGGAGCTGCCCGGCTACCAGCGCAACCACGACACGAGCTTCAACGCCTTCAACGTGGATGCCTCGCTGGTGTGGTGGTTTGCGCCCGGCTCGCAGGTGAGCCTGGTGTATAAAGACGCCACCGCCAGCTACCTGCTCGGCAACGAGGCCACGCCGCTTTACTTCGACAACCTGGCCAACGTGGCCAATACCCCGCACAATAATAACGTGTCCATCAAGGTACTGTATTACCTCGACTACCTGACGCTGCGGGCGCGGCGCCGGGCCTAG
- a CDS encoding DUF4097 family beta strand repeat-containing protein produces the protein MNRFLFAALLLLGGLRPALAQRVVTQTASLAAGQGVYLDLKYAHTIRVRPGASLSVQAKVTINDNAQNDLYSLALEKGDGELSVVEKLDEDKLRQSHYQGDCEGGSRNNSNGGLHGGYTRSGKTGGLRPTVSYHQGEYSYCAKIDYDVTMPAGAALRISTLSGDVDLSGLGGAITVKTVSGDLLLSALTGPVNVRSVSGDVKLNQVSGSAIEAMSVSGDVDLSWPPAKAAELSLKSISGEVYADPAVSFSNLKARSYVGYQLHGSYGHGGGPLVKLESVSGDIFFRKQP, from the coding sequence ATGAATCGTTTTTTATTCGCTGCCCTGCTGCTGCTCGGTGGCCTGCGCCCGGCCCTGGCCCAGCGCGTAGTAACCCAAACTGCTAGCCTGGCCGCCGGCCAGGGCGTGTACTTGGACCTCAAATACGCCCACACCATTCGGGTGCGGCCGGGGGCTAGCCTCAGCGTGCAGGCGAAGGTCACCATCAACGATAATGCCCAAAACGACCTCTACAGCCTGGCGCTGGAAAAAGGCGACGGCGAGCTGAGCGTAGTCGAAAAGCTCGACGAAGACAAGCTGCGCCAGAGCCATTACCAAGGTGATTGTGAAGGCGGTAGCCGCAACAACTCGAATGGCGGCCTGCACGGCGGCTACACCCGCTCGGGCAAAACCGGCGGGCTGCGCCCCACCGTGAGCTACCACCAGGGCGAGTACAGCTACTGCGCCAAAATCGACTACGACGTGACCATGCCCGCCGGCGCGGCCCTGCGCATCAGCACCCTCAGCGGCGATGTGGACCTGAGCGGCTTGGGTGGCGCCATCACTGTCAAGACCGTGAGCGGCGACCTGCTGCTGAGCGCCCTCACCGGTCCGGTTAATGTGCGCAGCGTGAGTGGCGATGTGAAGCTCAACCAAGTGAGCGGCAGCGCAATAGAGGCCATGAGTGTCAGCGGTGATGTGGACTTGAGCTGGCCGCCTGCCAAGGCCGCCGAGCTGAGCCTGAAATCCATCTCGGGCGAGGTCTACGCCGACCCGGCCGTGAGCTTCAGCAACCTGAAAGCGCGCAGCTACGTGGGCTACCAGCTGCACGGCAGCTACGGCCACGGTGGCGGCCCCCTGGTGAAGCTCGAATCGGTGAGCGGCGACATCTTCTTCCGCAAGCAACCCTAG